The Methanospirillum lacunae genome includes a window with the following:
- a CDS encoding TIGR03557 family F420-dependent LLM class oxidoreductase: METKIGYFASIEQYKPMDALEQAVRAEKVGFESIWVDDHFHPWYHTDAQCGQAWAWMGAALQATKKAFVSTCITCPILRYNPGVVAQTFATLRQMYPNRVGIAVGAGEALNEVPVTAQWPSVPERQAMTIEAVEVMKKLWESKTPVSFTGKYYNLEKAFLYTKPDDKVPLYFSGMGPKGAKLAGMHADHLMTVSADTDTLKNVTIPKFEEGAKEAGKDPKKMEKAMLIWYSVDPDFDKAVEGNRFWAGCLVPSMFKYRVSDPPEVEMHADLVHSDVIQKNFLCATDAEGLITEIERFKQAGITHFCLGNSSPNVNYGIDIFKDVIPAVKG; the protein is encoded by the coding sequence ATGGAAACTAAAATTGGATATTTTGCATCCATAGAGCAATACAAACCGATGGATGCCCTTGAACAGGCAGTAAGGGCAGAAAAAGTAGGATTCGAATCGATTTGGGTTGATGATCATTTTCATCCCTGGTATCATACCGATGCTCAGTGCGGACAGGCATGGGCATGGATGGGAGCAGCTCTTCAGGCAACCAAGAAGGCATTTGTCTCGACCTGTATTACGTGCCCGATTCTCAGATACAACCCCGGAGTAGTGGCACAAACCTTTGCAACACTCAGACAGATGTATCCAAACAGGGTTGGAATTGCAGTTGGAGCCGGTGAAGCCCTGAACGAGGTTCCGGTCACAGCACAGTGGCCCAGTGTTCCTGAGCGCCAGGCAATGACCATTGAAGCAGTAGAGGTCATGAAGAAACTCTGGGAAAGTAAAACCCCGGTTTCGTTTACCGGCAAATACTACAACCTTGAAAAGGCATTCCTGTATACCAAACCCGACGATAAAGTGCCGCTCTACTTCAGTGGAATGGGACCAAAAGGTGCCAAACTCGCAGGCATGCATGCAGACCATCTGATGACGGTGTCAGCCGATACAGATACACTGAAAAATGTCACCATTCCAAAATTTGAAGAAGGTGCAAAGGAGGCTGGCAAGGATCCAAAGAAGATGGAGAAAGCCATGTTGATCTGGTACTCGGTAGATCCTGACTTTGACAAGGCTGTTGAAGGAAACCGGTTCTGGGCAGGATGCCTTGTGCCTTCAATGTTCAAGTATCGTGTCAGCGATCCACCAGAGGTTGAGATGCATGCAGATCTGGTTCATTCAGATGTCATCCAGAAGAACTTCCTGTGTGCAACCGATGCAGAGGGCCTTATCACAGAGATCGAACGGTTCAAGCAGGCAGGGATTACCCATTTCTGTCTTGGTAACTCCAGTCCGAACGTGAATTACGGAATTGATATCTTCAAGGATGTTATCCCGGCAGTAAAGGGATAA
- a CDS encoding PAS domain S-box protein — translation MINHNTILAVDDEPDILGLIKYTLMDEGYNVEIAESGEDALILLEKNISIDLILLDISMPGLSGIDVLEIIKNNPKTSDIPVIMVTALDQMIYKKQAYSLGANDFLAKPYEIEELLLRVSNHIHLFELMKKEKEQNIQLNSSNAELKSLISAMPIMVSVKGPDQRYLMVNSTFCEKSGKLEDEIIGHTDQELFPIEISSQYNSSEDLIVSQQKTSMNTIYKLNNEDGKETWIFNSSASIRDDAGNILKIVNTGIEITDQIIFEKKLKASEIILNSIIQGLPIPMLVIDNEHNIINWNLSLERMSGFKYEEVIGTRLQWKPFYKQERPILVDILVDGKLEKIPLLYPGKYTISNLIPDSYEVTNFFPSLGANGKWLSFTASLIRDGQNNIIGGIETLIDVTDRVKLSEELIWREAILKSVNLISALFLKQTNWIDSIDSALKYIGESIGINQITLHQITDKGSNTFNLKLIGMWKSPDLENPLEIITKFDDLIECNTSCIWKNDDTEPIFSTDFRRYLEENGVHSLIILPINVQSKRWGFLSFVDYSMNRQFSEIEINSLIIATDIIGSAIYRSELEEVFRRPIEHSLTGVFVIQNDKFKFVNPRLSEMLGYSEQELLNLSSCYSIFHPEDRKKLHDIISTILNNENSDVTLEIRSISSTNIIIIFTLFIGKVHFEQERAVICTAIDVTDRRKAEKALTISENRFKEIFNNVNDAIYLIETKNNSFGQIIDVNEKATLMLKYSKEELIGKNFVDIDANPDKEAYTQIFTRLKVVGYDTFEKEHRCRDFTLIPIEISAHLFSLNGKPVILAVSRNITERKNAENIVREIEEQNKQQIIASLKEKEILLKEIHHRVKNNLQIISSILKLQEYSSTDPEINAILRESRTRIISMAMLHEKLYRTDNLAEIPLRDYLDQLANQVVKEFESDERHATVSVACLDDYVVDIDVGIPIGLIINELVTNSMKYAFSPTIQGHIEISVTPSQDGSYTLTYHDNGKGLPSNFNIEELESLGMTLVQNLVMQNRAKLKVDGSSGATFKIIFPQGKIRTRN, via the coding sequence AAAAAAATATATCAATCGATCTCATTCTTCTCGATATTTCAATGCCAGGACTGAGTGGAATAGATGTACTTGAGATCATCAAAAATAATCCTAAAACATCAGATATTCCGGTGATCATGGTCACTGCATTGGATCAGATGATCTACAAAAAGCAGGCATATTCGCTTGGTGCCAATGATTTTCTTGCTAAACCCTATGAGATTGAAGAACTGCTCCTTCGAGTTTCCAACCACATACATCTGTTTGAACTCATGAAAAAGGAAAAGGAACAAAACATTCAACTGAACTCAAGTAATGCAGAATTAAAATCCCTTATTTCCGCAATGCCAATTATGGTCTCTGTAAAAGGACCTGACCAGCGGTATTTAATGGTTAATTCAACATTCTGTGAAAAGAGTGGAAAACTGGAAGATGAAATAATAGGACATACAGATCAGGAATTATTTCCTATTGAGATTTCTTCACAATATAATTCATCAGAAGACCTGATTGTTAGTCAGCAAAAAACCTCAATGAATACAATATACAAACTAAATAACGAAGACGGTAAAGAAACCTGGATTTTTAACTCATCTGCATCGATACGTGATGATGCTGGGAATATTCTAAAAATTGTCAATACCGGTATTGAGATCACTGATCAGATTATTTTTGAAAAAAAATTAAAAGCAAGTGAAATTATTTTAAACTCCATTATTCAGGGATTGCCAATCCCTATGCTTGTCATCGACAATGAGCACAATATAATTAACTGGAATCTTTCCCTGGAGCGGATGAGCGGGTTTAAATATGAGGAAGTGATAGGGACTCGTCTGCAGTGGAAACCGTTTTATAAACAGGAGAGACCAATTTTGGTTGATATCCTTGTCGATGGGAAATTAGAAAAGATTCCGCTCCTTTACCCTGGAAAATACACAATTTCAAATCTGATTCCTGATTCATACGAGGTTACTAATTTTTTCCCATCTCTCGGTGCAAATGGTAAATGGTTATCATTTACTGCATCCCTGATTCGGGATGGACAAAATAACATCATCGGAGGTATTGAAACTCTAATTGACGTTACTGATAGAGTCAAATTATCTGAAGAATTAATCTGGAGGGAAGCAATACTAAAATCTGTTAATTTAATTTCAGCCTTATTTTTGAAGCAGACTAACTGGATCGATTCTATAGACTCTGCTCTTAAATACATAGGTGAATCAATCGGCATAAATCAGATCACATTACACCAGATTACTGATAAGGGGTCTAATACATTCAACCTGAAATTAATAGGGATGTGGAAATCTCCGGACCTTGAAAATCCACTTGAAATCATTACTAAATTTGATGATCTGATTGAATGTAATACCTCCTGTATCTGGAAAAATGATGATACAGAACCAATTTTTAGTACTGATTTCAGAAGATATCTTGAGGAGAACGGAGTGCATTCATTAATAATACTACCTATTAATGTCCAATCCAAACGATGGGGTTTCCTTTCATTTGTAGACTATTCAATGAATCGCCAGTTCTCTGAAATCGAGATTAACTCGTTGATTATTGCTACAGACATAATCGGATCTGCAATTTACCGCAGTGAACTCGAAGAGGTATTTCGTCGTCCAATTGAGCATTCACTCACGGGCGTATTTGTCATACAAAATGACAAATTTAAATTTGTAAACCCTCGACTGTCTGAAATGCTTGGATATTCGGAGCAGGAATTACTCAACCTTTCTTCCTGTTATTCCATTTTTCATCCCGAAGACAGGAAAAAATTACATGATATCATAAGCACGATACTAAATAATGAAAATAGTGATGTAACACTCGAAATAAGGAGTATTTCAAGCACCAATATTATAATAATCTTCACCCTGTTTATTGGAAAAGTCCACTTTGAACAGGAACGGGCAGTAATCTGCACTGCTATAGATGTAACAGATCGGAGAAAAGCAGAAAAAGCACTCACCATTTCTGAAAATAGATTCAAAGAGATATTTAATAATGTAAATGATGCAATCTACCTGATAGAGACCAAAAACAATTCATTCGGGCAGATAATCGATGTTAATGAGAAAGCTACCCTCATGCTGAAGTACTCAAAAGAAGAGTTGATAGGCAAAAATTTTGTTGATATTGATGCTAATCCAGACAAAGAGGCTTATACTCAGATATTTACACGGTTAAAAGTCGTCGGGTATGATACTTTTGAGAAAGAGCATAGATGTAGAGACTTTACATTAATACCAATAGAAATTAGTGCACACCTCTTTTCCCTTAATGGAAAACCCGTTATTCTGGCTGTATCAAGAAATATTACAGAACGAAAAAATGCAGAGAACATTGTCAGAGAGATAGAAGAACAAAATAAACAACAAATTATTGCATCATTAAAAGAAAAAGAAATTCTCCTGAAAGAGATTCACCACCGGGTAAAAAATAATCTCCAGATAATCTCAAGTATACTAAAATTACAGGAATATAGTTCCACTGATCCGGAAATAAATGCGATACTTCGAGAAAGTAGAACCCGGATTATTTCTATGGCTATGCTGCATGAGAAATTATACAGGACAGACAATCTTGCAGAAATTCCATTAAGAGATTATCTTGATCAACTGGCTAACCAGGTGGTTAAAGAATTTGAATCTGATGAAAGGCATGCTACCGTGAGTGTTGCCTGCTTAGATGACTATGTTGTTGATATTGATGTCGGGATTCCGATTGGATTAATAATAAATGAATTGGTAACAAATTCAATGAAATATGCATTTAGTCCAACTATTCAGGGGCATATTGAGATCTCGGTTACTCCGTCACAAGATGGAAGTTATACACTGACATATCATGATAATGGAAAAGGACTTCCATCTAATTTCAATATTGAAGAACTGGAGAGTCTGGGGATGACACTTGTTCAAAACCTGGTGATGCAGAACCGTGCCAAACTTAAAGTAGATGGATCATCCGGGGCTACGTTCAAAATTATCTTTCCACAAGGAAAAATAAGAACACGAAACTAG
- a CDS encoding PadR family transcriptional regulator — protein MRRFHGIGHLRGYGGLKILVLHILSEDPKNGAEIMDAIDVMSHGHWKPSPGSIYPLLSKAVEENLLIKREDRKYELTDAGLEEISMFKTGGMSHPDSIEGILSEIDNNLSYLEDLSDDKLAPHSGLLKNISQKINRINEAVNSTGKES, from the coding sequence ATGAGAAGGTTTCACGGGATTGGGCATTTGAGGGGATATGGAGGCCTCAAAATTCTGGTGCTCCACATTCTGAGTGAAGACCCAAAGAACGGAGCTGAGATCATGGATGCTATTGATGTGATGAGTCATGGGCACTGGAAACCATCTCCTGGATCTATCTACCCGTTACTCAGTAAAGCAGTTGAAGAAAATTTGCTTATCAAAAGAGAAGATCGCAAGTACGAACTTACCGATGCAGGACTTGAGGAAATTAGTATGTTTAAAACCGGAGGCATGAGCCACCCCGATTCTATTGAAGGAATTCTGAGTGAAATAGACAATAATCTGTCATATCTTGAAGATCTTTCAGATGATAAACTGGCACCTCACTCAGGGCTGCTAAAAAATATCAGTCAAAAAATTAACAGGATCAATGAGGCAGTTAATTCTACGGGAAAAGAATCTTGA
- a CDS encoding ATP-binding cassette domain-containing protein produces MTTAILVKDLTKKFNDLVAVNHISFEIEQGEIFGLLGPNGAGKTTTLSMLATMQKPTSGLATIQGKNVEKDEDGVRKAIGIVFQDQSLDEELTAGENMDFHGRLYRIPTEIRKQRIDELLRLVELHERKNDIVKTFSGGMRRRLEIARGLLHHPSVLFLDEPTLGLDPQTRNHLWQYIATLSKEKNISIILTTHYMEEADRLCDRIAIIDHGTIIALDTPENLKNGIGGDIITISTPEFEKASKILTEPWITNLEIYNDEVRISLQNAEQHISEVITALNQYQIPVTSVSIHKPTLEDVFLSYTGKKIRDEETDKKETMRVHHRMVRH; encoded by the coding sequence ATGACAACCGCGATTTTGGTAAAAGACCTTACAAAAAAATTCAACGATCTTGTTGCGGTAAACCACATATCCTTTGAGATAGAACAGGGAGAAATATTCGGTCTTCTTGGCCCGAATGGGGCCGGAAAAACTACAACCCTCTCTATGCTTGCAACCATGCAGAAACCAACATCAGGATTAGCGACAATTCAGGGAAAAAATGTCGAAAAAGATGAAGATGGTGTTAGAAAAGCGATAGGTATTGTGTTTCAGGATCAAAGCCTTGATGAAGAACTTACCGCCGGAGAGAACATGGACTTCCATGGGCGACTCTACCGGATTCCAACTGAAATCCGTAAACAACGGATAGACGAACTGCTTCGGCTGGTTGAGTTACATGAACGAAAAAATGATATTGTAAAGACTTTTTCCGGGGGTATGAGGCGAAGACTTGAGATAGCCCGTGGTCTTCTTCATCATCCCTCTGTCCTGTTCCTCGATGAACCAACACTAGGTCTTGATCCCCAAACAAGAAACCATCTTTGGCAGTATATCGCGACGTTAAGCAAAGAAAAGAATATTTCCATCATTCTTACAACTCATTACATGGAAGAGGCTGACCGGCTCTGTGACCGGATAGCCATCATCGACCATGGGACGATCATAGCACTTGATACCCCAGAGAATCTGAAAAATGGGATAGGTGGAGATATTATAACGATATCAACACCTGAGTTCGAAAAGGCCTCGAAAATTCTTACTGAACCCTGGATAACCAACCTTGAGATTTACAACGACGAAGTCAGGATTAGCCTGCAGAACGCAGAGCAGCATATCAGTGAAGTCATTACTGCTTTAAACCAGTATCAGATCCCGGTTACTTCTGTATCCATTCATAAACCAACTCTCGAAGATGTTTTTCTCTCGTACACCGGGAAGAAAATAAGGGATGAAGAAACCGACAAGAAAGAGACGATGCGGGTGCATCACCGGATGGTGAGGCATTAA
- a CDS encoding response regulator, with amino-acid sequence MTGSRIIIVEDELIISLEIKETLRRLGYEVVARVISGEDAIEKAGELKPDLILMDIRLEGEMDGITAAKRIIDLYDIPIIFLTGQSDEATLKRAIEISPSGYLVKPFNDRELFSNIEMSIHKHKVRKKLEPDFTNKTEVMDNFLRESPTPILYLDTSLEITAGNKAVEQLLGIPFSQIQNKSITSVITSLSDKKGAPSDVDPEKFLLLPDQIGINQKDGKKVPIQMQLGFILNREGFLQSIITSLNNTTSIRPQLSSGLVQAYEQFIQNLDIPVYIINREKVVVAYNQAFFSLCQQIGISQYQLQRPIFETKNMILFGESQQYDEVFKSGIIQKEGRKYRKNGKNYFIRVNRFPILEGNTVSHILTINFDITSEIYAKEDAKKTRTLFFDMMNTIDELVNQIKTLKPAITDLIHNYENTPGLKNSIDKMQIENITTLLQNIDMSWIQYSEIKEDLQVKHAFKK; translated from the coding sequence ATGACTGGATCAAGAATAATTATTGTTGAAGATGAATTGATCATTTCATTAGAGATAAAAGAGACTTTACGGCGTCTTGGATATGAAGTCGTGGCACGTGTTATATCAGGAGAGGATGCCATTGAAAAAGCAGGTGAATTAAAACCTGATCTTATATTAATGGATATCAGACTGGAAGGTGAAATGGACGGGATTACCGCTGCAAAGCGGATTATAGATCTGTATGATATCCCCATTATTTTTCTCACCGGTCAATCTGATGAAGCCACATTAAAAAGGGCTATTGAGATATCACCTTCAGGATATCTTGTTAAACCATTTAATGATCGTGAACTTTTCAGCAACATCGAGATGAGCATTCACAAGCATAAGGTCAGAAAAAAACTTGAGCCTGATTTTACTAATAAAACAGAAGTAATGGACAATTTTTTAAGAGAAAGTCCAACACCGATTCTATATCTTGATACATCTTTGGAAATTACTGCTGGAAACAAGGCAGTCGAGCAGTTACTTGGAATCCCATTCAGTCAAATTCAAAATAAATCAATCACTTCGGTTATTACGTCTCTTTCTGATAAAAAAGGAGCACCTTCGGATGTAGATCCTGAAAAGTTTCTTCTCCTCCCTGATCAAATTGGGATTAATCAAAAAGATGGCAAGAAAGTGCCAATACAGATGCAACTTGGATTTATCCTAAATCGGGAGGGGTTTTTACAGTCAATCATAACCTCGCTAAATAATACTACCAGTATTCGACCCCAATTATCAAGTGGACTCGTTCAGGCATATGAACAATTTATTCAAAATCTTGACATCCCAGTTTACATTATTAACCGGGAAAAAGTCGTAGTCGCATATAATCAGGCCTTTTTCTCATTATGCCAGCAGATCGGAATAAGTCAGTACCAATTGCAGCGTCCGATTTTTGAAACTAAAAATATGATCCTGTTTGGTGAATCACAACAATATGATGAAGTTTTCAAATCAGGCATCATACAAAAAGAAGGCAGAAAGTATCGAAAAAATGGGAAAAACTACTTTATCAGAGTTAATCGGTTTCCAATTTTAGAAGGAAATACTGTAAGCCATATTTTAACAATTAATTTTGACATAACGTCTGAGATATATGCCAAGGAAGACGCCAAAAAGACAAGAACACTCTTTTTCGATATGATGAATACTATCGATGAACTCGTAAATCAGATTAAGACATTAAAACCGGCAATTACCGATCTCATTCACAATTATGAGAACACACCAGGTTTAAAAAATTCCATCGACAAGATGCAGATAGAAAACATAACTACATTATTACAAAACATCGATATGTCATGGATACAATATTCAGAAATTAAAGAAGATCTTCAGGTAAAGCATGCTTTCAAAAAATAA
- a CDS encoding ABC transporter permease has product MDIIYTIWLRSMIRYIRSKSRIIGSISMPLFFLLFLGFGLNSVVNIPGLGENYIQFLIPGMVAMSVLFTSVFSGIQIIWDKQFGFLKETLVAPVTRLEIMLGQTFGGATTAVLQGIMIMVISLFLGLKVQSILGFLIALGFMVLIGISFTAFGIAIASRMEDMTGFQLIMNFVIFPIFGLSGALFPISSLPSWLGPITMFDPLTYGVEGIRYGLTGTSQVSPILSLLVIGGFACVMTVIGTYLFRKISI; this is encoded by the coding sequence ATGGATATCATCTATACGATCTGGCTCCGGAGCATGATCCGGTATATTCGATCCAAGAGCCGGATAATTGGAAGCATCAGTATGCCCCTGTTCTTCCTGCTGTTCCTGGGATTTGGTCTGAATTCAGTAGTTAATATCCCTGGATTAGGTGAGAATTACATCCAGTTCCTTATTCCTGGAATGGTCGCAATGAGTGTACTCTTCACCTCGGTGTTTTCAGGGATTCAGATCATCTGGGATAAACAGTTCGGTTTTTTGAAAGAGACACTGGTTGCTCCGGTAACGAGACTTGAGATCATGCTTGGTCAAACCTTTGGTGGTGCAACAACCGCGGTCCTTCAGGGTATTATGATCATGGTAATCTCACTCTTTCTGGGACTGAAAGTTCAGAGTATTCTAGGATTTCTCATAGCCCTTGGTTTCATGGTGCTTATCGGAATATCCTTTACCGCGTTTGGGATTGCAATAGCATCAAGAATGGAGGACATGACCGGGTTTCAACTCATCATGAACTTTGTAATATTCCCGATCTTCGGTCTTTCCGGGGCACTGTTTCCGATAAGTTCACTTCCATCCTGGCTCGGCCCTATTACCATGTTTGATCCGCTCACCTATGGGGTCGAAGGGATTAGATACGGTCTTACCGGGACAAGTCAGGTAAGTCCAATATTGAGTCTCCTTGTCATCGGTGGATTTGCCTGTGTCATGACGGTTATCGGAACATACCTCTTCAGAAAAATCTCTATCTGA
- a CDS encoding nitroreductase family protein produces the protein MVTGIHIDETLCTRCGVCSSLCPGELISLPTPSSVPEIPPEKLIRCIDCGHCEVFCPTKALTRDHQAGLPPSPEIKSLTPELLTSYLMNRRSIRMFRSESVPPEILLHILEIARYAPTGGNGQPVEWLIIRDLETIRKISELSIDWMRSIQSSDHPLKALFPKFLAQWDRGIDGICRNAPHLIMAHIPSGYHFPKGKPMAFIDGIIALTHVDIAAQAFGVGTCWAGLVAMAAVEYDPLRCFLDLPEERELVYALMAGYPRYKPGKIPERKPLNVEWR, from the coding sequence ATGGTAACTGGAATTCATATTGATGAAACCCTCTGCACAAGGTGTGGTGTCTGTTCCTCTCTCTGTCCGGGTGAACTCATCTCCCTTCCCACACCCTCATCTGTACCAGAGATCCCACCTGAAAAATTGATCCGGTGCATCGATTGTGGTCATTGTGAGGTGTTCTGCCCTACAAAGGCACTCACCCGTGATCACCAAGCCGGATTACCCCCGTCTCCGGAGATTAAATCACTCACCCCAGAATTATTAACTTCCTATCTCATGAACCGCCGCTCTATCCGCATGTTTAGAAGTGAATCGGTTCCACCGGAAATTTTGTTGCATATCCTTGAGATTGCCAGGTATGCTCCAACCGGGGGAAATGGTCAGCCCGTTGAATGGTTGATTATACGTGACCTAGAAACGATCAGAAAAATCTCTGAACTGAGTATTGACTGGATGAGAAGTATTCAAAGTTCTGATCATCCTCTTAAAGCATTATTCCCGAAGTTCCTGGCACAGTGGGATCGTGGTATCGATGGTATTTGCCGTAATGCTCCCCATCTCATTATGGCACATATTCCTAGTGGATACCACTTTCCAAAAGGAAAGCCGATGGCCTTTATCGATGGAATTATCGCATTAACTCATGTCGATATTGCTGCCCAGGCCTTTGGAGTCGGAACATGCTGGGCCGGACTTGTTGCCATGGCTGCAGTTGAGTATGATCCCCTCCGGTGTTTTCTTGACCTTCCTGAAGAGAGAGAACTTGTCTACGCTCTCATGGCCGGATATCCGAGATACAAACCCGGGAAAATCCCAGAACGAAAACCTCTGAATGTAGAATGGCGGTGA
- a CDS encoding PAS domain S-box protein, with product MSVPVDRYSLILEYLQKRYPVAVSTSQIARDLMMNRGSVAKYLEVLLTQGHVVMKPFGKAKQYSSSQKIPFDDLFDYLSEAIVILDMDLKILMVNKSFITTFDIRTGKNVIGTPLTRLNLALLNDTTVQGNISRILESKTYINEMLLIDQIKDRFFLTEFVPTFLPSLSFTAKPGIMITFRDITTWKKTEDELKTSERKIRTLFEEVPSGIFLFQADGTILNANRASLEILGLVRFTEIVNFNLFEIMSPKQAIEKLISEGKNAEITLTCNFDRLKKSTLTATRKTGTAYFQVVFAPVTDRRWNAKQEYFILFIDITAQKRAEKELKERFWGITSNLPGIAYQFYARDSGEWGVYFADNRSENVYGIKTDPLDTWFDRFASCIDPEDKQRWDDSIRDVIQKITPWDFEGTFIKPSGERVYIRGISQPIRLKNETIWNGIFLDITDRRRSEEELKKSEQRFRGFASNLPGIVYQFYARDTGEWGMNFVDERSQDVYGISPEPLSTWLDRYGMCIAPSDQERWKISIDDVIRRTAPWEFEGKFIKSTHEEMYIRVVSQPIRLSGETLWNGLILDITDYKRAEEALHASAVKEVRYHSFFENTCNGVLIYEPIDNGNDYILKDVNKATANLLRKPKEELIGKKLFEEFPDLPDPEIRDLLRRVLTTENPEFSSPLKYRNRDDFPWISHYVFKLPSGEIASFMVDVSDEVKKEIEDSSGVYDFRL from the coding sequence ATGAGTGTACCGGTTGACCGGTATTCACTGATTCTTGAATATCTTCAAAAACGCTACCCGGTAGCAGTCTCAACCTCACAAATAGCCAGAGACTTGATGATGAACCGGGGCTCTGTCGCCAAATACCTGGAAGTACTTCTCACCCAGGGTCACGTGGTAATGAAACCATTTGGGAAAGCCAAGCAATATTCCTCATCACAAAAAATTCCGTTTGATGACCTTTTTGACTATCTTTCAGAGGCAATTGTAATCCTTGACATGGATCTCAAGATCCTGATGGTCAACAAAAGTTTCATCACAACATTCGATATCCGGACCGGAAAGAATGTTATAGGAACCCCGCTAACCAGGCTTAATCTTGCCCTCCTGAATGATACTACGGTTCAGGGAAATATTTCCCGCATCCTTGAGTCAAAGACGTACATTAATGAGATGCTGCTTATCGATCAGATAAAGGACAGGTTCTTTCTCACAGAGTTTGTTCCTACGTTTCTTCCATCACTCTCATTCACCGCTAAGCCAGGGATCATGATAACATTCAGGGACATTACAACCTGGAAAAAGACAGAAGATGAATTAAAAACTAGTGAGAGGAAAATAAGAACGCTATTCGAAGAAGTCCCAAGCGGAATATTTCTCTTTCAGGCTGACGGGACAATTCTCAATGCCAACCGTGCCTCACTTGAGATCCTGGGATTGGTACGGTTTACCGAGATTGTGAATTTCAATCTCTTTGAGATCATGTCTCCTAAGCAAGCAATTGAAAAACTTATCAGTGAAGGAAAAAATGCAGAAATTACACTTACCTGCAATTTTGACCGCTTAAAAAAGTCTACACTGACGGCCACAAGGAAAACCGGAACCGCATATTTCCAGGTCGTTTTTGCTCCGGTAACTGACAGAAGATGGAATGCCAAGCAGGAATATTTTATTCTGTTTATAGACATTACCGCACAGAAACGTGCTGAAAAAGAGCTCAAAGAACGATTCTGGGGGATTACAAGCAATCTGCCAGGGATTGCATACCAGTTTTATGCCCGTGACTCAGGCGAATGGGGCGTATATTTTGCTGATAACCGTTCAGAAAATGTGTATGGAATCAAAACCGATCCCCTTGATACCTGGTTTGACAGGTTTGCATCATGCATTGATCCTGAAGACAAACAACGTTGGGACGATTCCATCAGGGACGTAATACAAAAGATTACCCCATGGGATTTTGAAGGGACTTTTATCAAACCATCAGGTGAACGGGTCTACATTCGTGGTATCTCTCAACCGATACGGCTAAAAAATGAGACAATATGGAACGGAATCTTTCTTGATATCACTGACAGAAGAAGATCAGAGGAAGAACTCAAGAAGAGCGAACAGCGGTTCAGAGGATTTGCAAGTAATCTGCCTGGAATTGTATACCAGTTTTATGCTCGTGATACCGGCGAATGGGGGATGAATTTTGTTGATGAACGATCACAGGATGTGTATGGGATCAGTCCGGAGCCATTGAGCACATGGCTCGACCGGTATGGAATGTGCATTGCACCATCAGATCAGGAACGATGGAAAATTTCAATCGATGATGTGATCAGAAGGACTGCCCCCTGGGAATTTGAGGGGAAATTTATCAAGTCCACCCATGAGGAGATGTATATCAGGGTTGTTTCCCAGCCGATCAGATTATCAGGAGAAACGTTATGGAACGGCCTTATCCTTGATATCACCGATTACAAACGGGCAGAAGAAGCACTCCATGCAAGTGCTGTCAAGGAGGTCAGGTACCATTCTTTTTTTGAGAACACCTGCAACGGAGTCTTGATCTATGAACCCATCGATAACGGGAACGACTACATCCTCAAAGATGTGAACAAGGCTACAGCAAATCTGCTCAGAAAGCCTAAAGAGGAACTTATAGGGAAGAAATTGTTCGAAGAGTTTCCCGATCTTCCGGATCCTGAAATCCGTGACCTTCTCAGAAGGGTATTGACTACAGAAAATCCCGAGTTCTCATCACCTCTTAAATATCGAAACCGTGATGATTTTCCCTGGATCTCTCACTATGTCTTCAAACTCCCTTCAGGAGAGATCGCGTCGTTTATGGTGGATGTATCTGATGAAGTGAAAAAAGAGATCGAGGATTCATCTGGTGTATATGACTTCAGGCTCTGA